The Leptospira mtsangambouensis DNA window GCCAAAGTAAGAGAAGTGTTCTCAATTCATTGATCTGATTTTTATCGCTAATCGAAAATTCCAAGAATAAATCTTTTTTATTTGTTTCAAAGTAGTTACATTGTGTTTTTGTACTTATTCTATCTAAATCAGTATCAAAGAATTTTATTTGCGTACACCCTTTGCTAAAATCCGTTGTTTTTTTGTATTCTTTATTAATTCCAAAATAGACATTATGGCCGCCGTGAATTGTTCTATAAAATGGAATGCTATCTTTCGACCAAATATTTAAAAAACCTACAAATTTGCCTTGTGGAACTGAAAATTTTATTCTATCTGATTTGAATGAGTCGCTGAAATAGTAAGTAGGTAAGAATTGAGTGGGATTTTTTTCAAAAGAATCGGAATCCTGGATATATAAATCAACATAGATTTTCGCATCCTTCCTTTCTTTAATTGTAATAGTAAGGTTTGAATGGTTATTTTCGAATACCTTTAGAGGCTGTTCCTCCAATCTTGTAGCTGTTCTAGATAAGCATGATAATGAAAAAATAAGAATCAGATATAGTGAGATTTTTTTCATATAATATTTGATTTGGTTTATTTCGTATAACGAACTAGGGGAGACGACGTTCCCTGACCCTGAGTCCCGGAACGGGACGTTAGGGACTGGCACGTAGCTTGCGTATGCGAGCGAGTGACAGAAAGGGAATGTGGCGTAGCCCAAGCAAGGCCGTAAGTGCCGAAGCGAAGCGTTTCCCCGCTGTTATACGAAGTGCCCGTAATTAAGTTATAAGTGAATATCTCTTATTCTGATTTTGTTTTTAGAAAGTACGATAAACTTTCCATATATTTCATCAGAAGTTTTCTGAAGAAGAAAATTTAAGGCATTAAAGATTTCATTGTATTCATTTGGGCTATAACGAAGGAATATAATTCCATTTGAGTATTCTTTATGTGAAAAGACCCATTCTCCAAAATCTTTGTCTAATGTTAGAATGACTGCTTTTAGTGAGATTGCTAGGTTAATAACTTGAATATCAGAAATACCTTTATGTTCTTCCTGAACTGAGAAAACCGAGTGTCCAGAGTTTCTTAGAAGTTTTATTAAACGAAAATCGACATTTTCGTCTGCAAGTATTTTAACTTGCAAGTAAGCTTTCTCTGCTAATTACATCACTTGAATAAGAGATACATGCAAGAATATCTTCTCTCTCAATTGACGGATAAGCTTCTAGAATATGTTCAATTGACATTCCTTCGCCGAGTCTTTCCAGAATGAAATCAACTGCGATTCTAGTATTTTTAATCACTGGCTTCCCAAGTAAAACTTCCGGTGATGATGTTAATCTAGCTTTGTAATCCATGTGATCATATTATCATGAATTTGCTTACAAAGTCAAGTTGAGTTGTGCTGGAAAATTGGTCTTTCTTGAATACTTTCTTCTCTTTTTTGGTTAAACTTATAGAATTTCATTGCAAAGAAGTATTTTCGGGCATTTCGTATAACGAACTAGACTTTCCGAAGTTGTCCGACCCTGAGTCTCAACGGGACGTTAGGGACTGGCATGTAGCTTGCGTAAGCAAGGCGAATGCCAGGAGGACAATTTGCCGGAGGCCGAGCGAGGGCGTAAGTCCCGAAGCGAAGCGGTTAGTCGCTGTTATGTGCAGTGCCATTAATTTCTGCTTTTTTTGGGAAAAATATATTTTGAAAGTTTTCCAACTACTTCAGAGATTAATAATCTCAATGCTTCATCTGTTATTGGTTCGCCTTGTGGTATTAATTTATCAACGGTATTTTTCCATGCTGATCTAAAGATTCGGGAAACTAAATTGTCAAAATTTCTTTTTTCTGCAATCTTCATTACTCTATCTACTCTCTCTTGAAGAAAATGAGATTTTGGTTCTGAATTCGGATATGTATATTGAAAGATGAAGCTTGGAAGGTAATTAAATTTGATTTTTTTTGGAACTTCTTTTTTTGAGAAAATATCATAAACATAAAGTAATGAAATATCTTCACCACAGTATTCATCACTTAATTTTACTATATAGTGGTAGATATTGAAATACTCAACTATTGCATATAACCTTTTTTCTTTTTGATTACCATGAATAAAGATACTGTGGTTTATATCCGATGTTTCTATATCATAAAGGGAAAATTCAGGTATTATTGGTTCAACTAAATCTAGGTTATATATTTTTAACTGTTCAATTGCTTTTTTGACTGGTTCTATGTTTTGAGTTTTATAGATGTAATAGTTTAATGCTGTTTTTAGAATAGATGGGAATATTTCTTTTCCACCAATGGAAAGTTCTGCGTGTATAGGTTCTATGAACTCTTCCTCTACGCTAATTGCTTGATTTAGAAATTTTTCTACGTTTAATTTTGGATAATTCTTTTTTAGGCCTTCTAGAATATTTTTACCTTCTTTTATGGTTCTTGCAGTAATTTTTATACTAACCTTTTCTCCTGTTACTTTTTGAACAACTTTAGGATCTTTTAATTGAAATTTACCGTCTGATGTGACTTTAAATTTCTCTCCCGTTTTAATCTTTTCAACAATGATTGGTTGTGGTTTGCCATCTTCTCTATCAATATTCAAGATATTACATATAAAATTGAATTGTTTAGCGAATTCTGCATCAGATGTGGCTCCGAAATCTGAATTGCATGTATTACATAATAAATCAAATGATTTTAGTCTTCCTCCGATTGAATTCGGAAGGATATGTTCTTTTGATTGATTTTGTTCTTTTATTTCATTATTGCAAATATAGCAGATTTTCATTTGATTATCAAAAATTCTTAATTTTTATGGCATTGCACATAACGAACTAGTCTTCCCGAAGTTCCCTGTAGCCGAGCCTACGAAGTAGGCGTTGGCGTCGGCGCGTCTTCTTGCGAAGCAAGAAGCGTGCCGGAAGGGAATTTGCCGCAGGCCGAGTGAGGCCTTGTGCCGAAGCGTAGCGGGAAGATGCTGTTATACGCAGTATTTTTTTAATTTGTCTTTATATTCTTCATAGAATGTTGCTAGTGTGTATAACTTTACTTTTTCTCTTAGTTTTTCTGCAAAATTTAATGCGGACGCTGTATACTGACTAGAAGTTATATAAATACCAAATTGAGCATTGTTTGCCATGACTACTCCATAAAATTGTTCGATTTGACTGATCGAAATTTTTGATTGGTAATTGTATTTTTTTATTTCGACAATCGCATTATCATACTTTTCGTAATTTTCTAATTTAAAATCAAAGCGATTATCGTTTAAACTATTAAATTTCTTAGGAGAGAAAGATAAGCATTCAAAAATCTCAAAGAATATCTCTTCTAACTCCTGTGGAGTTAGATTCTCAAACTCCTTTTTTTCTCCTTTGTGTTTTGAAAGGAAAAATTCATTTGCTTCTATTATTCTACTGTCTTGTATATTGACCTCAATTTGGCCAATTATTTTGTTTAAAGTACCAAAAACATCTTCAAAATTCATTTTGTTTAATATTATGACAGATGTATTGGACAAAAACTCTGGTATTTCAAATTCATCCTCAGTTATTAGAACGATCGGTTTGCGTAATGCGTAGGCCATTCCTAATTCAAAATGAACAAAATTATTACTCTTTTGATACATTGAAATCATAATACTGCAGTTGCGAATCAGGGTTTCGGTAGTTTCTTCTAACGTTTCTTCAAAGTTTGATTCTTTAATTGACGTTGTTGTTTTATAACCTATGTATTCTAATTCATTTTTAATAATATTGATGAAATTATCCGTTTGATGAATGTTTTGTGAATTTGAAAAGTATATTGATTTCATTATTTTTCTCCCAAGGCTTTATGTAGCGCCCAAAAATCGTATAGAGATGTATATATATGCTTTTTATCCTCGGAGGTTTCTGAATCTGTTTCTGTATGAGCAGTGAGTATATTTTTAGTCATTTCAAATTTTATTTGAATTTGCTTTTCGATTTGTTTTTCTACATTTGTAATAATCCGCTGTTTATTTTTCAATATTTCTTCATGTGAGATTTTTATATGTCTTCTTTGGAGTGTATAACTCCAGCCTTGTGTTGATTTAAATTTCCATTGTGAAACCTCTGGGATATAAGATGGAGTTTCAATTTCGATATAGAATGTCTTGATAATTTCGATAATTTCATGTTTCTTCCAAGGAATGGCACCGAGTTCTAATGGATTTAGTGTTTCCATATCGAATATATATAATATACCATTCTCCGTGAGTCTATTGAGAATATTTATTAGTAATGAAGCTAAAAGCTTTGGAGGCAATTCATGAACAACATTTATTAGCGTAATGAAATTGAAATTCCCGAGTGAAGGAAAGAGTGTTTCGAAATCTGCTATTTCACCAATTTTTTCATTGTATTTCAATAATGATAATGCTTTTGCTTTTTCTTTCACTATTTTTAAGTATGTAGCATCGCCTTCAAAGGCAGTAAAATTTATTTTCGATCTATATTTTTCATCCAAATTACTATCTAAGTATTTTATTATTTGTCCTTGACCGCAAGCTATATCAAGCCATTGATATTCACTTACCTGAGGATCTGAAAGATGAGTCTGAAGAAGAGTGAGTACTGCTTGGTGTTGAGGTAATATTCTATCTTCATTAACGGCGGAAGAGTCTGAAATAATGGTCATAGTTATTTTCCTGAAAAGATTAAAAAAAATATTGCGTATAACGAACTAGACTAACCGACGTAGGCTGGCCCTGAGTCCCGAATGGGACGTTAGGGATTGGCGCGACGCTTGCGCAAGCAAGAGGAGTGACAAAAGCCTATGTGTCGTAGACCGAACGAGGGCGTCAGTCCCGAAGTGAAGCGGTTAGTCGCTGTTATACGACGTCACCGAGGTAATAATAAAGAATTAAGAAGCTATTGCTAAATCTTTATAATTGTGAATTCCGTTAAATTCTTTTTGCTTTTTCAACATTTCTTCTTCCAGATCATAATCATTTTGTAAACCAAGCCAGAATTGAGGAGTAGTTCCAAAAAATTTTGATAAGCGTATTGCCGTATCAGCAGAAACGGATCTTTTATAGAGTAGAATTTGACTGATTCTTGTTTGTGGAATACCGGTTTCCTTTGCCAGTCGATAGGCAGTAATTTTTAATGGAGTAAGAAACTCTTCCGATAGTATTTGTCCGGGATGTATGTTTGCTAAACGTTTCATATAATCTCCTTTTTAATGGTAATCAACAATTTCTACTAAAGAAGCGTTATTTCCGTCCCAGTTAAAACAGATACGCCATTGATCATTGATTCGAATACTATGCTGACCTTTTCTGTCACCTTTTAGAAGTTCTAACTTATTGCCTGGTGGAACTTTAAGGTCTTCAATATTATGAGCATTATTAATCATCCTAAGCTTTTTTCTGCCTTGATTCTGAACTTCTGTTGGTAGATCTTTAGAAAACTCACCTTTCCAAACTTTTTCAGTTTTTTTGTCGGCAAAACCTATGATCACAATCAAATACTGACGTATTGCGATAGTATTGTCAATAGTTATTTTATACTTTGGATTAAATTTTAGGTGATGTCGTATAACGAATTAGTCTTCCCGAAGTTCCCTGTAGCTGAGCCTCCGAAGGAGGCGTTAGCGTCGGCGCGACTTGTTGCGAAGCAAGAAGCGTGACGGAAGGGAATTTGCCGTAGGCCGAGTGAGGCCTTGTGCCGAAACGTAGCGGGAAGACGCTGTTATGCGCAGTACGCTCATATTTAATTACTGTAGTTCTTTATTTTTATTTCAAAGGTTCCATCTTCATTTAAATTTCCAACCAAACGATAATTTCCCTTAGGTTCTCTTAATAATTCAAGTCTGCTTAAATTATTTTTCGATAAAATATAATTTCCTGGAATACTTATGTTATGTTTTTCTCTAATATCCAGTAAATCTGAATTAATTTTACCTCTATTTGCTATGTAAGCGTAATTAGCTCCGGCTTTGCCAATTACTATCCCTAGAATAGTATTTCCAGATTCGTCAGAGCCTCTCAATGCAAGACTGCCATCGAGTAATGCAACGTTGCCAGCTATTAAATCTTTGTGACAATTATATAGTTGAAAGTTTAAGTTTTCATCTATATTGTTTTCTAATCTAAACATTTTTTTCAAAGATTCTGAAATGTTTATGTAATCTATTCTTTCCGATTCAATTTTATGTTTTAATGAATCGATTGTGCCTATATATTTTTTTCAATTTCAGATATTGTTGCCATATCTTGTTCTTGCCAATTTTTTCGAAAATAATTTCTCGAGGCAAGGGTAAGTGTTTTTATAAATTCTGAGTATGGTTCGGAGATTAATTTCAAAATTGGCGTCAAGATTACATAAATTAATGAATAGATAGCAGGTTTAGTTATTTCAAAACTGTTATTTATTAAAAATTGGTCAATCGATGATAGGCTATCGCCTTGAATTAATTTATAAAAGAAACGCCAGTTGAAAGTAATAAAGAAAATCGAATATGAAAACAATATTGGATTAGAAAGTCTTTCATAAAGTTTGCCTTTAATAGTATCTATTAATTCTTCAAAATTCATAATGTTACTCTTGTTTAAATTAATTTGCGTATGTCGCATAACGAACTAGACTAACCGACGTAGGCTGGCCCTGAGTCCCGGAACGGGACGTTAGGGATTGGCACGACGCTTGCGTAAGCAAGAGGAGTGACAAAAGCCTATGTGTCGTAGACCGAACGAGGGCTTGTCCCGAAGTAAAGCGGTTAGTTGCTGTTATACGACGTAGCCTATTGCTAGATATTAAGCTGTGCTAGAGATTCTAAAGTTTTCTTAATCTCTTCTAATTTGAATTTTCCTTCTGCGACACCGATGACGAAGTCATACAAAATTTCATTCGGATCAAGGATATCATATCCATTAATATCGAGAAAGACTAGTGAAGAAGCTAATGCTACTCTTTTGTTTCCATCTAAAAAAGGATGATTTTTACAGAGATAAAATAAGTACGCGGCAGCTTTATCAAATAGAGACGGATGTAAACTTACACCATCAAAAGTAGTCATTGGTTGGTTAATTGCCGATTCTAAGAGTCCATGATCTCGGATTTCAGCAGCTCCGCCATACAATTCAATTTGATTTTTATGTATAAGAATTACGTCCTCAATAGAGAGGAAGATAGTATCATCCAGCATTATTGAGCTAGTTTTTTGAGTGTTTTACCGTGAGCTTTATTAATCTTTTCAAGAGATTTAGAAATACTTTTTTCTATAGGTTTGATGATCAATGATTTCCCGTCAGTAGTAACTTCAAGAGTAGAGTTTTGGTCAATTTTTAGTAGTTCAAGAATAGGTTTCTCGATAACTAAAGCGGAGCTGTTCCCATGTTGCACAAGTTTTTTTAACATATTGACCCTGTATTAACAATGTTATAACATTGTATAATCAATTTCAATCAAAAAAAGTATCTATTTTTGAATTAGGAGACTGATTAGATTCTACAAAAAGTAGGCTTTGGGATTAAATTGAAACCGTTAGTTTTCTTATCTTATATGCTTTTTACTGATGATTTTTGATTTTATGAATCAATTTTTAGGCTATGTCGTATAACGAACTAGACTAACCGACGTAGGCTGACCCTGAGTCCCGGAACGGGACGTTAGGGATTGGCACGACGCTTGCGTAAGCAAGAGGAGTGACAAAAGCCTATGTGTCGTAGACCGAGCGAGGGCGTAAGTCCCGAAGTGAAGTGGTTAGTCGCTGTTATGCGCTGTGGGTAACTAAGACCAAATAGTTTTTAATCCAGATATTTTATATTTCTTTATTTCCGAATCTTTAGAAATAAAAGTTAGTTTTCTTGTAATACATTGCCAAATTAACATTCGATCAAATGGATCCTTATGAAAATCTTCCTTTAAGTTATGGTAGGAAGAAGCTTCTTCCTGATTCAGTTCAATTATGGTTATGTTTAATTTTTCGAGAAGTTTTGGAATATCCTCTGGTTTAAATCCAGAAAGTTTTAGTTTACCTAGTCTGAATTTTAAGGAAATTTCCCATAACGAAATTACACTAACGAAAATTTGATTTTCTTGATCTTGAACTATTGTAGTGATTTTTTTACTTAATTGTTTTGAATCACCGATGACCCAAAGCAAAGCATGAGTATCTAAAAGGAATCTCATTAAATGTTTAGGAATTCTTCTTCTGAAATGGAAAATTCCTTATCAAAAGAAATTTTAACTTTTCCATCAAGAATGCCAATTTTTCTCTTAGCATCAGTTTTTTGGTTAATAGGAACAATCATAGCGATAGTTTTTTTGTTTTTTCCAAAAAGAATGGCAACTTTCTCTCCTTTTTTAACATATTCAAGAACTTCGGAAAAGTGGGATTTAAGTTCGCCAACGGCATAAGATTTCATACGCCTTTTAGCTTACCTTATGTTGACAAGTTGTCAAGATAAAATCTTTTTAATATGAGTATAAATTTTTACCCATTTCGCATAACGAACTAGGCTTACTGAAGTTGTCCGACCCTGAGTCCCGAACGGGACGTTAGGGACTGGCACGTAGCTTGCTGATGCAAGCGAGTGACAGGAGGACAATTTGGCGTAGCCCAAGCGAGGACTTGTTCCGAAGCGAAGCAGTAAGCCGATGTTATGCGACGTGATTAATTGTTAACCCTTTCCGACCAGTATCCGGTCTTTTTTTCAAAATCCAAATC harbors:
- a CDS encoding DUF5615 family PIN-like protein, translating into MQVKILADENVDFRLIKLLRNSGHSVFSVQEEHKGISDIQVINLAISLKAVILTLDKDFGEWVFSHKEYSNGIIFLRYSPNEYNEIFNALNFLLQKTSDEIYGKFIVLSKNKIRIRDIHL
- a CDS encoding DUF433 domain-containing protein translates to MDYKARLTSSPEVLLGKPVIKNTRIAVDFILERLGEGMSIEHILEAYPSIEREDILACISYSSDVISRESLLAS
- a CDS encoding HNH endonuclease, which translates into the protein MKICYICNNEIKEQNQSKEHILPNSIGGRLKSFDLLCNTCNSDFGATSDAEFAKQFNFICNILNIDREDGKPQPIIVEKIKTGEKFKVTSDGKFQLKDPKVVQKVTGEKVSIKITARTIKEGKNILEGLKKNYPKLNVEKFLNQAISVEEEFIEPIHAELSIGGKEIFPSILKTALNYYIYKTQNIEPVKKAIEQLKIYNLDLVEPIIPEFSLYDIETSDINHSIFIHGNQKEKRLYAIVEYFNIYHYIVKLSDEYCGEDISLLYVYDIFSKKEVPKKIKFNYLPSFIFQYTYPNSEPKSHFLQERVDRVMKIAEKRNFDNLVSRIFRSAWKNTVDKLIPQGEPITDEALRLLISEVVGKLSKYIFPKKSRN
- a CDS encoding restriction endonuclease: MKSIYFSNSQNIHQTDNFINIIKNELEYIGYKTTTSIKESNFEETLEETTETLIRNCSIMISMYQKSNNFVHFELGMAYALRKPIVLITEDEFEIPEFLSNTSVIILNKMNFEDVFGTLNKIIGQIEVNIQDSRIIEANEFFLSKHKGEKKEFENLTPQELEEIFFEIFECLSFSPKKFNSLNDNRFDFKLENYEKYDNAIVEIKKYNYQSKISISQIEQFYGVVMANNAQFGIYITSSQYTASALNFAEKLREKVKLYTLATFYEEYKDKLKKYCV
- a CDS encoding class I SAM-dependent methyltransferase, giving the protein MTIISDSSAVNEDRILPQHQAVLTLLQTHLSDPQVSEYQWLDIACGQGQIIKYLDSNLDEKYRSKINFTAFEGDATYLKIVKEKAKALSLLKYNEKIGEIADFETLFPSLGNFNFITLINVVHELPPKLLASLLINILNRLTENGILYIFDMETLNPLELGAIPWKKHEIIEIIKTFYIEIETPSYIPEVSQWKFKSTQGWSYTLQRRHIKISHEEILKNKQRIITNVEKQIEKQIQIKFEMTKNILTAHTETDSETSEDKKHIYTSLYDFWALHKALGEK
- a CDS encoding HigA family addiction module antitoxin: MKRLANIHPGQILSEEFLTPLKITAYRLAKETGIPQTRISQILLYKRSVSADTAIRLSKFFGTTPQFWLGLQNDYDLEEEMLKKQKEFNGIHNYKDLAIAS
- a CDS encoding type II toxin-antitoxin system RelE/ParE family toxin, whose amino-acid sequence is MIIGFADKKTEKVWKGEFSKDLPTEVQNQGRKKLRMINNAHNIEDLKVPPGNKLELLKGDRKGQHSIRINDQWRICFNWDGNNASLVEIVDYH
- a CDS encoding type II toxin-antitoxin system death-on-curing family toxin, encoding MLDDTIFLSIEDVILIHKNQIELYGGAAEIRDHGLLESAINQPMTTFDGVSLHPSLFDKAAAYLFYLCKNHPFLDGNKRVALASSLVFLDINGYDILDPNEILYDFVIGVAEGKFKLEEIKKTLESLAQLNI
- a CDS encoding AbrB/MazE/SpoVT family DNA-binding domain-containing protein, whose product is MLKKLVQHGNSSALVIEKPILELLKIDQNSTLEVTTDGKSLIIKPIEKSISKSLEKINKAHGKTLKKLAQ
- a CDS encoding type II toxin-antitoxin system VapC family toxin gives rise to the protein MRFLLDTHALLWVIGDSKQLSKKITTIVQDQENQIFVSVISLWEISLKFRLGKLKLSGFKPEDIPKLLEKLNITIIELNQEEASSYHNLKEDFHKDPFDRMLIWQCITRKLTFISKDSEIKKYKISGLKTIWS
- a CDS encoding type II toxin-antitoxin system Phd/YefM family antitoxin, which encodes MKSYAVGELKSHFSEVLEYVKKGEKVAILFGKNKKTIAMIVPINQKTDAKRKIGILDGKVKISFDKEFSISEEEFLNI